The sequence TGTCTGCTAGCACGTTCCGTATGAACGGCGCGGTATCCGGCGCACTGCGCACCGAGAGCGGCCCCATCCCCCTGGCGGGGACCGGCGCCCTCCTCTTCCGGTCGCTGACCACCACCGTCCCCAAGGAACTCGTCCACCGGGCGAGCGTCGCCGAGGTGATGCTGACCGACTGGGCGCGCGTGGACGACGAGCACTTCACCGTCTTCGCCCAGTGGCCGCGCGGGCACAGCTTCTTCGCCGCCGTCGACGGCTGCCACGACCCGCTGATCGCCGCCGAGACGATCCGGCAGGCCGGATCGCTCCTGGCCCACGCGGAGTTCGGTGTCCCGCTCGACCACCACTTCCTCATGTGGGACCTCTCCGTCGCCGTGGAGCCGGCGCAGCTGCGCGTCGGCGACGCGCCCGCCTCGGTCGAACTGGAGATCTCCTGCAGCAACGTCAAGCGCCGCCGCGGCGAGCTGGCCGGCCTGCACTACGAGGCGGTGATCCGCCGGGGCGGCCACCTCGTCGCCACCGGAGGCGCCACCTTCACCTGCACCTCCGCCAAGGTCTACGAACGCCTGCGCGGCGAGCGGGCGGGCAGCATGCAGCGCCCGCTGCCCCTGACCGCCCCGGCGGCGCCCCAGAACGTCGGCCGCGTCTCCCCCATGGACGTCGTCCTGTCCCCCATCGGCGAACCGGACCGCTGGCAGCTGCGGGCCGACACCGCCCACCCCATCCTCTTCGACCACCCGGTCGACCACGTCCCCGGAATGGTGCTGCTGGAAGCCGCCCGCCAGGCCACCACAGCGGTCCTGGGCCACTGCACCCTGCCGCTCGGCATCACCAGCGAGTTCACCAGATACGCCGAACTCGACGCCCCCTGCCTGATCGAGGCCCGCCGCCTGGCCCGCACCCCCGCCCGGCCCCAACCCGCCGTCCTCGTCACCGCCCACCAGCACGGCACCCCCGTCTTCCGCTCCACCGTGACAGCGGCACCGCTCACCATATGACCCCCCGCCCGGCAGGCCCCCGGCACGCGGACACGCACCGCGGGACGGACGGGCGCGGACGGGCGCGGACCGCGGGACGCGAAGGACGCGAGGTGCGGACCGCGGGGGCGCGAAGGACGGGTGCGGACCGCGCGGGCGCACAGGGCGCGAGGTTCATGCGCCGCGGGGGCCCGGTGTCCCTGCCCCGTCCGCAGCGGTGACCGCCCCGCGGCGGCGCCCGCGTTCCGCTCCACCATGACGGCGCCACCGCTCACGCGGTGAGGCACCGGCCGGCGCAGCCCTCTCGCCGTGCCGGACCTCCCCTGTCCGCCCGCAGCGCCGCCTGCACACCGGCACACCGGCACACCGGCATCCCGCACGTGCAGGCCGTGCCCGTCACTGCCCCACAGCACGCAACGCATGCGTTGCGTGCTGTGGGGCAGTGACGGGACACCCGCGTCCCGCTCCGCCGTGACAGCGGCACCGCTCACCGCGAGGCCCCGAGCGCGGGCGCACGCACGCCGGGCCTCCCCCACACGGGCACGCCCCCTCCCCCGCCCCACACGGGCACACAGCAGACAAGCAGCGGCCCGCACCCGAAACAGACCGCGACGAACCCCCGCCGCAGCAGGCTCTCGCCAGCGACACCCGAGGGGCGGAGGGGCGGAGGGGCGGAGGGGCGGAGGCGCGGAGGCGCGGAGGCGCGGAGGCGCGGAGGCGCGGAGGCGCGGAGGCGCGGAGGCGCGTTGAGCTGATCGCGGATGTGACGAGGCGCAGGATGCGGGGCGTGCTGGGCGTGCTGGGCGTGCAGGTGCAAAGGGCGCGTTGAGCCTGCCGTTTAACCTCCGGCGTCCGGCGAAGCCGGCTCGTCTTCGGCGGTGAGGGTGACTTGCGCGGTCCATGACCAGGGCTCCCGGGACGGGTCCCAGTTCACCTCGACGTCGGTGGCGTGGAAGTCGCGCGCGAGTTCCGTCACCATCACAGCCGCTGCGACCCGCGCGTCCTGTGGGCCGGTGCTGATCGGCACGTCCAGGCGCCCGCAGAGCATTCCGCCCTCCCCGGTGAGGACGCCGGTGCGCCAGCCCTCCGGCGTCGCCAGCAGGACGATCCCCTTCGGAACGCCGAAGACCGGCCCCTTCTTCTTCGCTTTCCTGCGTCTCACCATGGCGCTATCCAACATCGTCTGGCAGCTCAGCCTTCTCGTTGGCCAGTTCGTCGGGGTTCGGCGCCGACCTCGTGGTGTGCGGGTCGGGCGCAGGACTCGCCGGTGGCGAGGACTCGTCCGC is a genomic window of Streptomyces rishiriensis containing:
- a CDS encoding ScbA/BarX family gamma-butyrolactone biosynthesis protein; this translates as MSASTFRMNGAVSGALRTESGPIPLAGTGALLFRSLTTTVPKELVHRASVAEVMLTDWARVDDEHFTVFAQWPRGHSFFAAVDGCHDPLIAAETIRQAGSLLAHAEFGVPLDHHFLMWDLSVAVEPAQLRVGDAPASVELEISCSNVKRRRGELAGLHYEAVIRRGGHLVATGGATFTCTSAKVYERLRGERAGSMQRPLPLTAPAAPQNVGRVSPMDVVLSPIGEPDRWQLRADTAHPILFDHPVDHVPGMVLLEAARQATTAVLGHCTLPLGITSEFTRYAELDAPCLIEARRLARTPARPQPAVLVTAHQHGTPVFRSTVTAAPLTI